From Salinirubellus salinus, the proteins below share one genomic window:
- a CDS encoding MBL fold metallo-hydrolase, with translation MRLTFLGTGSAMPTGERMQTGLLVESEAADPLLVDCGSGSLHRLAATETGYEGVEHVLLTHHHLDHVADLLPLMKAKWLAGSETLTVAGPPGTEALVDGLLDVHEYMQGRLDLTVREVDVGEFSFAGYDVAAHETVHSMYCLAYRFEADGATLTVSGDSEATEDLAAFADGSDLLVHDCSFPDSVDVSNHPTPSQLGAALADQEYGTVYLSHLYPHTDGNHEGMLASLGEYYDGAVAFAPEGETVDVGRGD, from the coding sequence ATGCGACTCACGTTCCTCGGCACCGGGAGCGCGATGCCGACTGGCGAGCGGATGCAGACGGGCTTACTGGTCGAGAGCGAGGCGGCCGACCCACTCCTCGTCGACTGCGGGAGCGGGAGCCTGCACCGACTGGCCGCCACCGAGACGGGCTACGAGGGGGTCGAACACGTCCTCCTGACCCACCACCACCTCGACCACGTCGCGGACCTCTTGCCGCTGATGAAGGCGAAGTGGCTGGCGGGGAGCGAGACCCTCACCGTCGCCGGGCCGCCCGGCACAGAGGCACTGGTCGACGGCCTGCTGGACGTCCACGAGTACATGCAGGGCCGACTCGACCTCACCGTCCGCGAGGTCGACGTCGGTGAGTTCTCGTTCGCCGGGTACGACGTCGCAGCCCACGAGACGGTCCACTCGATGTACTGTCTCGCGTACCGGTTCGAGGCGGACGGCGCGACGCTCACCGTCTCGGGCGACAGCGAGGCCACCGAGGACCTAGCGGCGTTCGCCGACGGCTCTGACCTGCTGGTCCACGACTGTTCGTTCCCCGATAGCGTGGACGTCTCGAACCACCCGACGCCGTCGCAACTGGGCGCGGCACTCGCGGACCAGGAGTACGGGACGGTCTACCTCTCGCACCTCTACCCGCACACGGACGGGAACCACGAGGGGATGCTGGCGTCGCTCGGCGAGTACTACGACGGCGCGGTGGCGTTCGCCCCCGAAGGTGAGACGGTCGACGTCGGGCGCGGAGACTGA
- a CDS encoding succinylglutamate desuccinylase/aspartoacylase domain-containing protein produces MEPVPDVTTHGPGEPEVAVVGGVHGDEPSGVRAVERLRRAIERDELDLQRGLGLVVANPPAVEAGTRYLDSDLNRSFPGDPDGDREQRLAARLVDETRDLLTLSLHATHSEADPIALFDSSQAGMLEYASDLPVPYVVDHRQATSGSYAEVNDVLTVEAGSQGTEAAAVTAEKLAVDFLRSTDVLEGSPDARDSSYFAMNEQVAKPPSEEYELLVENFHLVERGQAFARADGEPLHADDPFYPILMSAWGYSEVFGFKGHKIGESAEEARAALAADPTAAGGAAGDD; encoded by the coding sequence ATGGAACCCGTCCCCGACGTGACGACACACGGGCCCGGCGAGCCCGAGGTGGCCGTGGTCGGGGGCGTCCACGGCGACGAACCCTCCGGGGTCCGCGCCGTCGAACGCCTCCGCCGGGCCATCGAGCGCGACGAACTCGACCTGCAGCGCGGACTGGGGCTGGTCGTGGCGAACCCGCCGGCCGTCGAGGCCGGCACCCGGTACCTCGACTCGGACCTGAACCGCTCGTTCCCGGGCGACCCGGACGGTGACCGCGAGCAGCGACTCGCCGCCCGACTGGTCGACGAGACCCGCGACCTGCTGACGCTCTCGTTGCACGCGACCCACTCCGAGGCGGACCCCATCGCCCTGTTCGACTCGTCGCAGGCCGGGATGCTGGAGTACGCCAGCGACCTGCCCGTCCCGTACGTGGTGGACCACCGGCAGGCCACCTCGGGGTCCTACGCCGAGGTGAACGACGTGCTCACCGTCGAGGCGGGCAGTCAGGGGACCGAGGCGGCCGCGGTCACCGCGGAGAAACTCGCGGTCGACTTCCTCCGGTCGACGGACGTGCTGGAGGGGTCGCCGGACGCGAGGGACTCGTCGTACTTCGCGATGAACGAGCAGGTGGCGAAACCGCCCTCCGAGGAGTACGAACTGCTGGTCGAGAACTTCCACCTCGTCGAGCGCGGGCAGGCGTTCGCGCGAGCGGACGGGGAGCCGCTGCACGCCGACGACCCGTTCTACCCCATCCTGATGAGCGCGTGGGGGTACAGCGAGGTGTTCGGCTTCAAGGGGCACAAGATCGGCGAGAGCGCCGAGGAGGCGCGGGCGGCACTGGCGGCCGACCCCACGGCGGCCGGCGGGGCGGCGGGCGACGACTGA
- a CDS encoding DHH family phosphoesterase, giving the protein MGECIICGTSTEGHVCETHQEDVAFEFRGNRPGQLKPGRFYRGTVDGYAEFGVFVDLSDRVTGLLHRSKLDKRLESLDWEVGDSVYVQVTNIRDNGDVDLGWSIRQSERDFRGFLIQDPEGDVLAEEEDESGNGTEAETDSAPEPEPEPEPEPEPEVEAEPDRGAKTPSEDEAEAEEASEAEPEPEPEPEPEPETQADAEVEDAAEVARVVVDDLRERVGEDVRIEGEIVSVRQTSGPTVFELRDETGVVDCAAFVEAGVRAYPEVEVGDVVRLVGEIRVRRDELQVETEALAVLEGEERETVANRMEEALDAAADPGEVEPLAEDEAVAAVTDASREAGRTIRRAVKESRPIVVRHSADTDGYVAGAAIERAVLPLVREEHAGSDAVYHYFDRRPLEGTVYDLDDATNDVTRMLGDRERHDEKIPLFVFAGAGGTRDSLDGLELLGVYGADRVVVDGTPVESEVSDLVETTVATEETRTAGTVAATLAAGVNPDVRDDLGHLPAVTYWDDLPEAYAEAAEAAGVDEEAATRLREAIALEAYYQSYEDKRELIIDLLFEQQHGLAEQVSTQFRTKLEAEMDTALANLETREAGGVEFTVLDTDSYTHRFDFPPTGLLLDELHRRDGQGTAVTVGVGRDELQVRTSENVDLRAVVDRVAEAVPQGGVSARGTREGVVEFLAGERDAVVDAVLEEVAAELSAAPAA; this is encoded by the coding sequence ATGGGTGAATGTATCATCTGCGGCACCTCCACGGAGGGCCACGTCTGTGAGACCCACCAGGAGGACGTCGCGTTCGAGTTCCGAGGCAACCGACCCGGCCAGCTGAAACCCGGCCGATTCTACCGAGGCACCGTCGACGGCTACGCCGAGTTCGGCGTCTTCGTCGACCTGAGCGACCGCGTGACGGGGTTGCTCCACCGCTCCAAACTGGACAAGCGCCTCGAGTCCCTCGACTGGGAGGTCGGCGACTCGGTGTACGTACAGGTCACGAACATCCGCGACAACGGCGACGTGGACCTCGGCTGGTCCATCCGCCAGTCCGAGCGCGACTTCCGCGGGTTCCTCATCCAGGACCCGGAGGGAGACGTGCTCGCCGAGGAGGAGGACGAGTCGGGAAACGGGACTGAGGCCGAGACCGACTCGGCGCCGGAACCGGAGCCCGAACCGGAACCCGAACCGGAACCCGAGGTCGAGGCCGAACCCGACCGCGGTGCGAAGACGCCCAGCGAGGACGAAGCCGAGGCGGAGGAGGCCTCCGAGGCGGAACCCGAACCCGAACCCGAACCCGAACCCGAACCCGAGACGCAGGCCGACGCGGAGGTCGAGGACGCCGCCGAGGTCGCCCGCGTGGTCGTCGACGACCTGCGCGAGCGGGTCGGCGAGGACGTCCGCATCGAGGGCGAGATCGTCAGCGTGCGACAGACCTCCGGTCCGACCGTGTTCGAACTCCGCGACGAGACCGGCGTGGTCGACTGCGCGGCGTTCGTCGAGGCCGGCGTGCGTGCCTACCCCGAGGTGGAGGTGGGCGACGTCGTCCGACTCGTGGGCGAGATCCGCGTCCGCCGCGACGAACTGCAGGTCGAGACCGAGGCGCTCGCCGTCCTCGAGGGCGAGGAGCGCGAGACGGTCGCGAACCGGATGGAGGAGGCGCTGGACGCCGCGGCCGACCCCGGCGAGGTCGAACCCCTCGCCGAGGACGAGGCCGTCGCCGCCGTCACCGACGCCTCCCGCGAGGCAGGCCGGACCATCCGCCGCGCCGTGAAGGAGTCCCGACCCATCGTGGTCCGTCACTCCGCCGACACGGACGGCTACGTCGCCGGTGCCGCCATCGAGCGTGCCGTCCTCCCGCTCGTCCGTGAGGAGCACGCCGGTTCCGACGCCGTCTACCACTACTTCGACCGCCGCCCGCTCGAGGGGACGGTGTACGACCTCGACGACGCGACGAACGACGTGACCCGGATGCTCGGGGACCGCGAGCGCCACGACGAGAAGATCCCACTGTTCGTGTTCGCCGGCGCCGGCGGCACGCGCGACTCGCTCGACGGCCTCGAACTGCTCGGGGTCTACGGTGCGGACCGCGTCGTCGTCGACGGCACCCCGGTCGAGAGCGAGGTCTCCGACCTCGTCGAGACCACGGTCGCCACCGAGGAGACCCGCACCGCGGGTACCGTCGCCGCGACGCTCGCGGCCGGCGTGAACCCCGACGTGCGTGACGACCTCGGGCACCTCCCCGCCGTCACCTACTGGGACGACCTCCCCGAGGCGTACGCCGAGGCCGCCGAGGCCGCTGGCGTCGACGAGGAGGCCGCGACCCGACTCCGCGAGGCCATCGCACTGGAGGCCTACTACCAGTCCTACGAGGACAAGCGCGAACTCATCATCGACCTGCTGTTCGAACAGCAACACGGGCTGGCCGAGCAGGTGTCGACGCAGTTCCGCACGAAGCTCGAGGCGGAGATGGACACCGCGCTCGCCAACCTCGAGACCCGCGAGGCCGGTGGCGTCGAGTTCACCGTCCTCGACACGGACTCGTACACCCACCGCTTCGACTTCCCGCCGACGGGGCTCCTGCTGGACGAGCTCCACCGACGCGACGGGCAGGGCACCGCCGTGACCGTCGGCGTCGGCCGGGACGAACTGCAGGTCCGCACCTCCGAGAACGTGGACCTCCGCGCCGTCGTGGACCGCGTGGCCGAGGCCGTCCCGCAGGGCGGCGTCTCCGCCCGCGGCACGCGCGAGGGCGTCGTCGAGTTCCTCGCCGGCGAGCGCGACGCCGTCGTGGACGCCGTGCTGGAGGAAGTCGCGGCCGAACTGTCGGCCGCGCCCGCGGCGTAG
- a CDS encoding MFS transporter, with the protein MARDEEAADTLGPFRQFLSLERDVLVLSVAMLAFSLGFQMTNQYFGLYLDALGASALVVGLYRSFSDLVGAVYPYAGGLVSDRIGSRTALTAFGLASSAGFLVWALAPDLAVFGLPAWAFLFLGLLLAQAWKSFGLGATFAIVKQSVPPERLASGFASTEVFRRVGFLLGPLLAAFVVERVTPFVEGFQAVLLLAVAFGLLATFAQHRLYDPAGDSFGKSFAGLRTIRDDLLGMPDPLRPLLLGDTLVRFANGMVYVFFSIVVAKRLGVGFEGFGVAISPAAFFGVLLGVEMTVALLTMVPVSKVAERVGLKPVVATGFLVYATFPILLILAPPDQWVLVALFAFSGLRFAGLPSHKALIVGPAEANAGGRVTGTYYLVRNTLVVPAGVLGGYLYGIDPVLSFGVASAVGLVGVGLFLAFGEEFAAVA; encoded by the coding sequence ATGGCAAGGGACGAGGAGGCCGCGGACACGCTCGGCCCGTTCCGCCAGTTCCTCTCGCTCGAACGCGACGTCCTCGTCCTCTCGGTGGCGATGCTGGCGTTCTCGCTCGGTTTCCAGATGACGAACCAGTACTTCGGGCTCTACCTCGACGCGCTCGGAGCGAGCGCGCTGGTCGTGGGACTCTACCGATCGTTCTCCGACCTCGTAGGGGCCGTCTACCCCTACGCCGGTGGGCTGGTCTCCGACCGCATCGGCTCGCGGACCGCGCTCACGGCGTTCGGGCTCGCCTCCTCGGCCGGCTTCCTCGTCTGGGCACTCGCGCCCGACCTCGCCGTGTTCGGCCTGCCGGCGTGGGCGTTCCTCTTCCTCGGCCTCCTGCTCGCGCAGGCGTGGAAGTCCTTCGGGCTGGGTGCGACGTTCGCCATCGTCAAGCAGTCGGTGCCGCCCGAGCGCCTCGCCAGCGGCTTCGCCTCGACGGAGGTGTTCCGGCGGGTGGGGTTCCTGCTCGGGCCCCTGCTGGCCGCGTTCGTCGTCGAACGGGTCACCCCGTTCGTCGAGGGGTTCCAGGCGGTCCTGCTGCTCGCCGTCGCGTTCGGCCTGCTCGCTACGTTCGCGCAGCACCGCCTCTACGACCCGGCCGGGGACTCCTTCGGGAAGTCGTTCGCGGGCCTGCGGACGATACGGGACGACCTGCTCGGGATGCCGGACCCGCTCCGGCCGCTCCTCCTGGGCGACACGCTCGTCCGGTTCGCCAACGGGATGGTCTACGTGTTCTTCTCCATCGTCGTCGCGAAGCGCCTCGGTGTCGGCTTCGAGGGGTTCGGCGTCGCCATCTCGCCGGCCGCGTTCTTCGGCGTCCTGCTCGGCGTCGAGATGACTGTCGCGCTGCTGACGATGGTGCCCGTCTCGAAGGTGGCAGAGCGAGTCGGCCTCAAGCCCGTCGTCGCCACGGGCTTCCTCGTCTACGCCACGTTCCCGATTCTCCTGATACTCGCGCCGCCCGACCAGTGGGTGCTCGTCGCACTGTTCGCGTTCTCGGGGCTCCGGTTCGCGGGCCTCCCCTCCCACAAGGCGCTCATCGTCGGTCCGGCCGAGGCGAACGCGGGGGGCCGCGTCACGGGCACCTACTACCTCGTCCGGAACACGCTCGTCGTGCCGGCGGGCGTCCTCGGTGGCTACCTGTACGGTATCGACCCGGTGCTCTCGTTCGGCGTGGCGAGCGCCGTCGGCCTCGTGGGGGTGGGGCTGTTCCTCGCGTTCGGCGAGGAGTTCGCGGCCGTGGCCTGA
- the rqcH gene encoding ribosome rescue protein RqcH produces MDQKRALTSVDLAALVTELRRHAGAKVDKAYLYPDDLLRLKMRDFDAGRLDLLAEVRDPKRVHLAAQERVPDAPGRPPNFAMMLRNRVSGADFADVEQYEFDRILTFRFERGDAATLVVVELFGDGNVAVLNEDREVVSCLDTVRLKSRTVAPGSQYGYPASRFDPLTATREQFGAVMDDSDTDVVRTIATQLNFGGLWGEELCTRAGVEKTLDIADATDDAYDDLWRVIETLRTTLKEGDLDPRLYRDDDGEVVDATPVPLEEHEHLQSEAFETFNEALDVYFHELERETEQPADPTSDRPDFEEEIARKQRIIEQQEGAIQNFEEQAEAEREKAELLYAHYDTVDEVVRTVRSAREEDVPWDDIAETLREAAERGIPAAEAVVDVDGSEGTVTLELGDDQTRVTVRVREGVEKNADRLYTEAKRVAEKKEGALAAIEDTREELAELEERKANWSADEQAEEDDEEESEDVDWLTRSSVPIRRDEQWYERFRWFHTSDGFLVIGGRNADQNEELVKKYMDKGDRFFHTQAHGAPATILKATGPSEAARDVDIPQQSREEAAQFAVSYSSIWKDGQFTGDVYEVAPDQVSKTPESGEYVEKGSFVVRGDRTYYEDTPVGVAVGIQVEPYSRVVGGPPSAIEGQAETLVRLEPGQYAQNDIAKMVYRQFRDRFADGSFVRKVASPDLIQEFCPAGGSRIVD; encoded by the coding sequence ATGGATCAGAAGCGTGCCCTGACGAGCGTGGACCTCGCGGCGCTCGTCACGGAACTCCGGCGGCACGCGGGCGCGAAGGTCGACAAGGCCTACCTCTATCCGGACGACCTCCTGCGGCTGAAGATGCGCGACTTCGACGCGGGCCGACTCGACCTGCTGGCGGAGGTCCGCGACCCGAAACGCGTCCACCTCGCCGCACAGGAGCGTGTGCCCGACGCCCCCGGCCGCCCGCCGAACTTCGCGATGATGCTCCGGAACCGCGTCTCTGGCGCGGACTTCGCGGACGTGGAACAGTACGAGTTCGACCGCATCCTCACCTTCCGCTTCGAGCGCGGTGACGCGGCCACGCTCGTCGTCGTCGAACTGTTCGGCGACGGGAACGTCGCCGTCCTGAACGAGGATCGCGAGGTCGTCTCCTGTCTCGACACGGTCCGCCTCAAATCGAGGACCGTCGCGCCCGGCAGTCAGTACGGCTACCCGGCCTCGCGGTTCGACCCGCTCACTGCCACGCGCGAGCAGTTCGGCGCCGTGATGGACGACTCCGACACCGACGTGGTCCGGACCATCGCCACCCAGCTCAACTTCGGTGGCCTCTGGGGCGAGGAGCTCTGCACCCGGGCCGGGGTCGAGAAGACGCTCGACATCGCTGACGCCACCGACGACGCGTACGACGACCTCTGGCGCGTCATCGAGACCCTCCGGACCACCCTGAAGGAGGGGGACCTCGACCCGCGACTCTACCGGGACGACGACGGCGAGGTCGTCGACGCCACGCCCGTCCCGCTCGAGGAGCACGAACACCTCCAGAGCGAGGCGTTCGAGACGTTCAACGAGGCGCTCGACGTCTACTTCCACGAACTCGAGCGCGAGACCGAACAGCCGGCCGACCCGACGAGCGACCGGCCGGACTTCGAGGAGGAGATCGCCCGCAAGCAACGCATCATCGAGCAGCAGGAGGGGGCCATCCAGAACTTCGAGGAGCAGGCCGAGGCCGAACGGGAGAAGGCCGAACTGCTGTACGCACACTACGACACGGTGGACGAGGTCGTCCGGACGGTGCGGTCGGCCCGCGAGGAGGACGTGCCGTGGGACGACATCGCCGAGACGCTTCGGGAGGCAGCCGAACGCGGTATCCCCGCGGCCGAGGCCGTCGTCGACGTCGACGGGAGCGAGGGCACCGTCACGCTCGAACTCGGTGACGACCAGACCCGTGTCACCGTCCGGGTCCGCGAGGGCGTCGAGAAGAACGCCGACCGCCTCTACACCGAGGCCAAGCGCGTCGCCGAGAAGAAAGAGGGCGCGCTCGCGGCCATCGAGGACACCCGCGAGGAACTGGCGGAACTCGAGGAACGCAAGGCGAACTGGTCGGCCGACGAGCAGGCGGAGGAGGACGACGAGGAGGAGTCCGAGGACGTCGACTGGCTCACCCGCTCGTCGGTCCCGATCCGCCGCGACGAGCAGTGGTACGAGCGGTTCCGGTGGTTCCACACGAGCGACGGCTTCCTCGTCATCGGTGGGCGAAACGCCGACCAGAACGAGGAACTCGTCAAGAAGTACATGGACAAGGGCGACCGGTTCTTCCACACGCAGGCCCACGGGGCCCCCGCCACGATCCTGAAGGCGACCGGGCCGAGCGAGGCCGCCCGCGACGTGGACATCCCCCAGCAGTCACGCGAGGAGGCCGCCCAGTTCGCCGTCTCCTACTCCTCCATCTGGAAGGACGGTCAGTTCACCGGCGACGTCTACGAGGTGGCTCCGGACCAGGTCTCGAAGACCCCCGAGTCCGGCGAGTACGTCGAGAAGGGGTCGTTCGTCGTCCGCGGCGACCGGACGTACTACGAGGACACGCCGGTCGGCGTGGCCGTCGGTATCCAGGTCGAGCCCTACTCGCGCGTCGTCGGGGGGCCGCCGTCGGCGATCGAGGGGCAGGCCGAGACGCTCGTCCGCCTCGAGCCCGGACAGTACGCCCAGAACGACATCGCGAAGATGGTCTATCGCCAGTTCCGCGACCGGTTCGCCGACGGGTCGTTCGTTCGGAAGGTTGCCTCCCCGGACCTCATCCAGGAGTTCTGCCCGGCGGGCGGGAGCCGTATCGTCGACTGA
- a CDS encoding DUF4013 domain-containing protein encodes MLSEALSFPQQHDDWLKTVLIGGVLTILGSVLFVPILPVQGYLVRVLRAGVRGEDRAPVFEDWGELFVDGILLFVVQLAYAIVPILVILFGVFVVGTGAFAAESGAGGAGTGLGIVGGLVFLVGILLVLVASYLIPAATANFAHEGDLGAAFDLSTVRKGAFTGDYFVAVVLAIVVSLVLGFVGALLTVLLVGIFVLFYVQVVTYYLFGRGFGEGLGVEPTGDDGFGGTGDDTGEGDEETGDDRIPDPDPLT; translated from the coding sequence ATGTTGAGCGAAGCCCTCTCGTTCCCGCAGCAGCACGACGACTGGTTGAAGACGGTGCTCATCGGTGGTGTCCTGACGATACTCGGGTCGGTCCTGTTCGTGCCCATCCTGCCGGTCCAGGGGTACCTCGTCCGGGTGCTCCGTGCTGGCGTCCGCGGGGAGGACAGAGCGCCGGTGTTCGAGGACTGGGGTGAACTGTTCGTGGACGGCATCCTCCTGTTCGTCGTCCAGCTCGCGTACGCCATCGTCCCCATCCTCGTCATCCTCTTCGGGGTGTTCGTCGTCGGGACGGGTGCCTTCGCCGCGGAGAGCGGCGCGGGCGGCGCGGGAACGGGCCTCGGCATCGTCGGTGGCCTCGTCTTCCTCGTGGGTATCCTCCTCGTGCTGGTGGCGAGTTACCTCATCCCCGCCGCCACGGCGAACTTCGCCCACGAGGGTGATCTCGGCGCGGCGTTCGACCTCTCGACGGTCCGGAAGGGTGCGTTCACCGGCGACTACTTCGTGGCCGTCGTCCTCGCCATCGTCGTCTCGCTGGTGCTGGGATTCGTCGGCGCCCTGCTGACCGTGCTCCTCGTCGGTATCTTCGTCCTGTTCTACGTCCAGGTGGTGACCTACTACCTGTTCGGGCGTGGCTTCGGCGAGGGGCTCGGTGTCGAACCCACGGGTGACGACGGCTTCGGCGGGACCGGGGACGACACCGGCGAGGGGGACGAGGAGACGGGTGACGACCGCATCCCCGACCCGGACCCGCTCACCTAG
- a CDS encoding DUF4013 domain-containing protein yields the protein MFEEAINYPRNDEENWIKTIAIGSVMLLLGFLFLPVLVVLGYYMRVLRGSMDGDDQPPVFDEYGEMLVDGLKAFVVAFVYLLIPGIVFGISVGGVVLGALTGGDVGAGAIFGSLLGFTVSSILFLAVWYVTPAALANYARTGNIGSGFAFGELRPALVSGKYATPWLMALGVGIVAGIVVGVLNAVPVLGFILAIPVNFYAAVVAFNLYGRGFEDATQMEMESREDVGTAVA from the coding sequence ATGTTCGAAGAAGCCATCAACTACCCGCGGAACGACGAGGAGAACTGGATCAAGACCATCGCCATCGGCTCGGTCATGCTGTTGCTGGGCTTCCTGTTCCTGCCCGTGCTCGTCGTGCTCGGCTACTACATGCGCGTGCTCCGCGGGAGCATGGACGGCGACGACCAGCCCCCGGTGTTCGACGAGTACGGCGAGATGCTGGTCGACGGACTGAAGGCGTTCGTCGTGGCCTTCGTCTACCTCCTGATACCGGGTATCGTGTTCGGCATCAGCGTCGGTGGCGTCGTCCTCGGCGCGCTGACCGGCGGTGACGTGGGTGCCGGCGCGATCTTCGGCTCCCTGCTCGGGTTCACCGTCTCGAGTATCCTGTTCCTCGCCGTGTGGTACGTCACGCCCGCGGCGCTGGCCAACTACGCCCGGACTGGCAACATCGGATCGGGGTTCGCCTTCGGCGAACTCCGCCCCGCGCTCGTCAGCGGCAAGTACGCGACCCCGTGGCTGATGGCCCTGGGTGTCGGCATCGTCGCCGGCATCGTCGTCGGCGTCCTGAACGCCGTCCCCGTCCTGGGGTTCATCCTGGCCATCCCGGTGAACTTCTACGCCGCCGTCGTCGCGTTCAACCTCTACGGCCGTGGCTTCGAGGACGCGACCCAGATGGAGATGGAGTCCCGCGAGGACGTCGGCACGGCCGTCGCCTGA
- a CDS encoding MBL fold metallo-hydrolase: protein MPTRLADGVWELGVGLFPPLASNAYLVDEGDEVTLLDTGLPYNRPSLRAELRAAGDGYAPADLDRVLVTHYDLDHTGGLPGLRGSGFEGTVHVGEADARLARGEDHPPTAHPKGLFHRVVRPFFSLPADAERVRDGDRVGGFTAYHTPGHNPGHTVYVHDGLGVAFLGDLVWVEGGTLTPPFWLDSYDMYQLRESIRSFAERAPPFEVACPGHGRPLTEGGREALTGLAARL from the coding sequence ATGCCTACTCGGCTCGCAGACGGCGTCTGGGAACTCGGCGTCGGCCTGTTCCCGCCGCTGGCCTCGAACGCCTACCTCGTCGACGAGGGCGACGAGGTGACGCTGCTCGACACCGGCCTCCCCTACAACCGCCCGTCGCTCAGGGCGGAACTCCGGGCGGCGGGTGACGGCTACGCCCCCGCCGACCTCGACCGCGTCCTGGTCACGCACTACGACCTCGACCACACCGGGGGGCTCCCGGGCCTCCGCGGGTCGGGGTTCGAGGGGACTGTCCACGTCGGCGAGGCCGACGCCCGTCTCGCGCGAGGCGAGGACCACCCGCCCACGGCCCACCCGAAGGGGCTGTTCCACCGCGTCGTCCGACCGTTCTTCTCGCTCCCGGCGGACGCCGAGCGGGTCCGCGACGGCGACCGCGTCGGCGGCTTCACCGCCTACCACACCCCCGGCCACAACCCCGGCCACACGGTCTACGTCCACGACGGCCTCGGCGTGGCGTTCCTCGGTGACCTCGTCTGGGTCGAGGGCGGGACGCTGACCCCGCCGTTCTGGCTCGACTCCTACGACATGTACCAGCTCCGCGAGTCCATCCGCTCGTTCGCCGAGCGCGCACCGCCGTTCGAGGTGGCCTGCCCTGGCCACGGCCGCCCGCTGACCGAGGGTGGCCGCGAGGCCCTGACGGGGCTGGCTGCCCGGCTCTGA
- a CDS encoding mRNA surveillance protein pelota, which translates to MRIADRTRVEGEGERIDVVPESLDDLWHLQYVLEPGDRVSGDTTRRIQRNDDQMRDTGGEREHMWVEIAVEDVEFAKFANRLRVGGEIVDCSREDQLGFHHTLNVEERTEISITKVWQTDQLERLQEAVEASENPDVAIATVEEGEAYVHTVAQYGVEERAAITGPTGKGEFARPRSELFAELGAVLNRMGVEAILLAGPGFTKQDALDYITEEYPDLAGKIQTVDTASVGDRGVHEVLKRGAVDRVQAETRIAREAELVDELMEQIATGAKAAYGIEEVQQAADFGAVETLLVLDERLRKERAGEGDWDVDANELVKTVERQGGEVTVFSGEFDPGQQLRNLGGVAAILRYRLD; encoded by the coding sequence ATGCGAATCGCCGACCGGACGCGCGTCGAGGGCGAGGGAGAGCGCATCGACGTGGTCCCCGAGAGCCTCGACGACCTCTGGCACCTCCAGTACGTCCTCGAACCGGGTGACCGGGTCTCGGGCGACACCACCCGCCGTATCCAGCGCAACGACGACCAGATGCGCGATACCGGCGGCGAGCGCGAGCACATGTGGGTCGAGATCGCCGTCGAGGACGTGGAGTTCGCGAAGTTCGCCAACCGACTCCGGGTCGGCGGGGAGATCGTCGACTGCTCTCGCGAGGACCAGCTCGGCTTTCACCACACGCTCAACGTGGAGGAGCGCACCGAGATCTCCATCACGAAGGTCTGGCAGACCGACCAGCTCGAACGGCTGCAGGAGGCCGTCGAGGCGAGTGAGAACCCCGACGTCGCCATCGCCACCGTCGAGGAGGGCGAGGCGTACGTCCACACCGTCGCGCAGTACGGCGTCGAGGAACGCGCCGCCATCACCGGCCCGACCGGGAAGGGGGAGTTCGCCCGGCCGCGCTCGGAGCTGTTCGCGGAGCTCGGCGCCGTCCTGAACCGGATGGGCGTGGAGGCCATCCTGCTCGCCGGACCGGGGTTCACCAAGCAGGACGCGCTGGACTACATCACCGAGGAGTACCCCGACCTCGCCGGCAAGATCCAGACCGTCGACACCGCGAGCGTCGGTGACCGTGGGGTCCACGAGGTGCTCAAGCGTGGTGCCGTCGACCGGGTGCAGGCCGAGACACGCATCGCTCGCGAGGCCGAGCTCGTCGACGAGTTGATGGAGCAGATCGCCACGGGCGCCAAGGCGGCCTACGGCATCGAGGAGGTACAGCAGGCCGCCGACTTCGGCGCCGTCGAGACCCTGCTGGTGCTCGACGAGCGGCTCCGGAAGGAGCGGGCCGGCGAAGGCGACTGGGACGTGGACGCCAACGAACTCGTGAAGACCGTCGAGCGGCAGGGGGGCGAGGTGACGGTGTTCTCCGGCGAGTTCGACCCCGGCCAGCAGTTGCGGAACCTCGGCGGCGTCGCCGCCATCCTCCGCTATCGACTCGATTGA